CAGAAGAGTCGTTATCTAAAACTTTCTTTAATTGTAACAATTGCCTTTCAGAAGTGGATAGAGTATCATCTTCACTCGGATTCACGTTCAAATCCTCTTCCGATAAATCTTTTAAAAAGTATTTTGATTCACTTAAATACCTCCCTGAGTTTTTCGAATTCCATAATTCAAAAACGAGTGGTTTTTTCAATGCCTCTGGTGTGACACCAATAGTTTCCGTCCAACATTCCAGAAATCCATCTTTTTTACCTGCAAGTTTATCCACATCGTTACAATAGAATTCACAAGCCTTACATGCTGTGGAAAGTATTGGTTGGATCTTTGTGCCATTTGCATAACTAGAAGCAAGTGTTTGGATTCGTTTTTCATATTCAGCCATCCCTTCTTCCTCATAGATTTTAGCAATGGCACCATCCACCGAAACCTTTGTGAGATCCGGATCGCCTAATCCATTGGTTTTCAAAAGCGAATCATTCACTTCAATTTGTTTCCGTCCCTTTACTTCAACGACTTTAAAAATTTGGTTCAGGCCATTCACAGAAGCACGGGCAGTTTTATCGGCCATCATAAGATATGATCGAACTTGAAATTGAGGATAGGCCTTTTTCAAAACATAGGTTTGAAAGGCTACATCTTCAAGATACGATTTAAACTCAGAATTGAGTTTGTCTCCTTTTGCATTCAGAAATGCTGTTTCATCTATGCCACGAAAAGACTTTGCTTTTACTTCAATGAGCTCGATTCGATTTCCTTTCTTCTTTAGTATGTCTGCGCGTATGAGAAGATTCTCATACCGAATGGCCGCCTCAAAAAGAGTGACCTCGTCTCTTTTTAAAAACTCTTCTGTTTCCTTAACGGCAGACTCAATCTCCAAACCCTCGATTTCAAAACTATTGGCATCCGATTCGTATAATTTTGCCAATTCACCTACCTGGTAACCACCTTCCGCTAAGTTTTCCAAAAAACTATCATTCAAACTTTGGTTGGCATATTCGGGATTGCTGGTGTAGTATAATTTTGTTGGACATTGGCCGGCTAACTGGAATCTAGATTTGGTAAGATAACGTGTTTTAGTTGGTTTGGACATCTTCATGGATAATAATGTAACCTTTATTTGGTTGTCATTCGGAAATTTTCCTTCCGAAAGTAGGTCTTAACCTAGATAGGATCTTTGGCATGAATGATTTACGCCTGAACTACATCACTTTTTTTCCTTCCCTATTCACCCCGTCCAACGACTTTTTTGTGATGCCGATGGAGACAAAATTACAACAACTCCACTCGATCTTTGATCATAAGATATACCCGTCGATGGAACTTCGAAACTTTCGATTTGACTTTGAAGAAAGGTTCCAAAGAAAGATAAACCATTTGGATTTTATGATTGTGATTGGTTTGTATATGGATTTTTCCATTTTAAGGATCCTATTGCCAAAGTCGGTTAGCGAATTTGAATCTGCTAAAACAAGATTCCTAAAATGGAAAGACAAACGAAAGTCTAGGGCTTTGCATTCCTTTCTATTTGAAAATTTAGGCGGAAATACGAGGGCATTCTTTGACAACGGATCCCATGAATTTTCTAGAACACCTATCTCTCAAAAAAGACAAAACTTGCAATTCTACTTACAAGGATCCGAATATAGACCGTCCGATCTTTTATCCTATCATTTTTATCTGTACAGTTCTATGGAAAACTACCAACATGTAACCGGAGAAGCCCCCTACTCTGCTTGGGATCTCTGCTTCTTACAAAATCAATTCATCGCGGAATAAACTTTTCCGAAATCGAAAGGAAATTGGATGAGAATGTAAGGTTTGAAAGAACCGGTGCAAATGGATTTTTTGCACAAAATTCAGACATCGATTCCCCAATTACAAATGAAAGATCATGAAATTAGGTTTACGTATTCTTAGCCAAAGGAGAACCAAATGAGCCAAACGATCATTACAAAAAATTTAGAGGATTATACAAAATTTCGAGTACAATCAGGATTTGAAAAAGAAAGTTTCCTGTTTGCATTTTTCTGTATTGCTACCATCTACCAAAGGTTTATCTTTGAATACCCAAATCAGATTCAAATCTTAAGAGAGATTTTCAAACAAGAAACTCAATCTTCCCATGCTAAAACCAATGCCTATTCCGATATTAAATTATTAGATTTAATCCTTTGGAAGATTGCGAATTTGGATTCTAATTCGTAGGTTAAAAGTATCTTATGGATTGTTTTCAAGAAGAACTCATTGTTCTTAATCAGATGGCAATCCCCCTCCCCTACTCCATCCATTGTCACCCATGTGGGTGGTTTGGTGTTACCTTTGTGACTTGGTAGATAGTGAATCTTCAGAAACCAATGAGACATAATCCTTGCAAAGAAATAGAATCAATCCATCGATACCGAAAGCAGCTCAAGTTTTCCATTTTTAAATAGATTGCTGCCTCAACCTGATGGGTTTAAAGGTTTATACTTCACTTTTGACTTTTACTTTTAGCTCTATATCGTCACTTTTCTGAATGAGAAAGTTTCCATTATGAATGTAGAATTCAAATGTGCTAACAGATTTTCTTGGGGTCATAATTTTTAGAATATTCTTTCCATCCTTCTGGAATTCTTTCTTAAATTTCAAAAAGGTTCTGGAACAGGTAACAAATTCATCTGCGGTTTTGATCACATTTTTTTGGTTCGGATAATTTTCATTGATCAGTATCGGTCTTTCTAATTGGTATCGATTCCCTTTCATACGAAAAGAATATGGATATATGACTTCCAATGTATCATTCGAAGGATTCCCATTCAGTTCAAATTGGTATAGATCTAAATCCAATGTCTTTTGTTTGAATTTATCTTTATCAAAACAGACTTCGACTAGGATTAGTATATCCTCTTCTGAAATATTCGCTTCAAATTGATCCTTAAACTTTGAATGATGAATATTATTTGGATCATTTAAAACCAGGTTCGTATTTTCTTTTTCGATATAGAAGCCATTTAATTGGTAGATATTCGTTCCATAAAAGGAAGATTCTTCAAATTTCAGCTTGGAACTTTGGTTCAATCGATGTTCCGAAGTGATTCCTGGAGAGACCAAGGTCAATGAACTACAAGAGGTCAACGAAACTACTATACATACAAAAATCTTTTTCATTTTTCTCCCTCGCTCTGACTTTAAAAATTGAGCATGATATCTTAAAACAAACAAACTGAATCAAATCAGGGCCTCATTTAGACTCCCTTGGGCACTACATTTTTAGTTTAAAGAAGACACACTTCCAACACTATACATTGACCATTTTTTCGATGGCTTGAAATAGTTTGGTTTGTTCCGCTTTCGTAAGTTTGGAATGTAAAAATGGAAACTTCTTCACAAACTGAGATTTGATGTCCACTTTTGGTTTTTGTTTGGGAGTGGCCTTTCGTTTGTTTGCCAAGTTTTTTAGGGCTTGTTTGAATTCGGTTGGTCCAGGATTGGATTGCTTTGCACCTTGTGCTAATCGTAAAGCTTCTCTATAAACAGCCTTGTAACGTTTCAGTTGAGGAACAGAGATTCCATGTGTTTTGGAAATCTCGGCAAGAGTTTTGCTGTCCTTGGAAGATAGATCTCCACCACGATTGTCTTTTTGGAATGTGTCGGGAAAAAGATTCACTAAGATGTAGATGACTTGTGCCGGGTCTTTGATTTGCCGTCTGTCAAAGTTGTCCGACAACATCAAAACTTCTAATTCGCGAAGGGTGATTTTTCCTTCGATGTAACGAACTGGTGCTTCTGTGATGCCGAGTTCCTTCAGGGCTTTTTTACGGCGGTGGCCAGTAATAAGAGTGTTTGGTTTTAAAGAAAATCCAACGGCGTTTGCTCTTGGACCAAATACGATGAGAGGATCATGGATTCCCCCTTTTTTGATTCGGTCGACAAAACGTGACCAAGCCAATTCATCTTCTTTTTTGGATTTATCCCAATAGTCAAAGAACTTGATATTATCGGGATGATCGAGAAGTTCCGAAACATTCGCATTTCGAACAGGACTCAGTTCCCAGTTTTTGTTTGTTTGGTTTTGGAGCGAAAAGGATTCTTTGTTGGATACTAAAATGTTTTGTCCAAGGGACTCGAACATGGCAGACTTTTTTGTTTTTGCACTCATAAAGAAATCACCTCACTTGCTAAGGAACTAAATTCTTGTTCGGACTTGGATCCTGATTTGAGAAGATTGCCTTTCATAATTGCTGACTGCACAGCGGCCGATCTTGTGATAAACGATTTTGTGTATTTGAATTTTCCTTCTTTCAGGATGTCGACAACATCATCTTTAGTTTTGTCGGAAACCATAGAAGGAACGGCAATGTGTTTCGGAGTTTTTAACCCAGATCGACCAATGAGTTCCACTTGTTTTTTTGCTTTGAGAAGGCCAGACAAACTCCAACGATCATACGTGAGTGGAGAGAGAACGATGTCGGCGGCATAGAGTCCAATTTTGAATTCATATACTGGAGATGGTGGAGTGTCGATGATGACATAGTCAAAAGGCAAAGCAGAAATTTCCTTTTTGGAACGAAGGAGTAAACCAGGATCATTTTGAGTTTCGGATCCCAAATCTTGTAAATCCGGAGAGCAAGGTATCACCGTGATCCCTTGGGATTGGAACATACATTCTTTTAGTTGTTTACGATCGGAAAAGGCTTGGTAGGCATTTTTTTTATCAATTTCTTCGATGGAAAGATCACGCAGGAAAAAGTCAGTAAGGGAATATGACTGAGGGTCCAAGTCGATCACTAAAACCTTTTTCTTCAATTGGCTGATTGCCAATGCCAAAAAAATAGAAATTGTGCTTTTGGAAACGCCACCTTTCAAACTTGCCGAAGTGATAATTTTCATTGAGAACCAACTTAGAATGAAATCGGAATAAATTCAAATTTTAATTCTTCGGGAGAACAAAAAACCAAAGGATCACGGTGATACCTTGGGTGATACGAGGAAAGCCGCCATTCATCTTTCTATTCAAAGTAAACTTTGTCTTGGGATTGTAAGATTTTTTACCTACGTTTAAGTTGCAAAACCATGAAATTGCGAGTGCTGATTTTCCTGTTTGCAATCCATATCTCAATTCTGTTAAACTGCGGAAATAATAGCGAAGAAAAATGCAAAGACGATGCAAAAACACGATTTCGAGATTTTTGTATTGGTGGTTTGATTACGAATCCAATTGTAAATCCTGATGGAAGTAGCCTAGACCAAATCTACACGGAATGCCTTTACAATGCTTATAAACTCGAACAATGCAATAAAAAATCTGGAAACATAGACATTTACTCAATTGTTCATTGACCAATGCTAATGACAATTCTCTAGATTCAGCGGAAGAATACTGATATGAGATCAATTTTAGGCAGTTACAATACCAAAAGGATGCTAAATTCGATTGGGAGATGCTTTTTACATAGAAATTAAATTTTTGGGGAATCCTATGAAAGTTTATATATTATATCTTGTTCTGGCTTTATCCATGCTACCTCTCATTTCGAAAGAGATTGATAGAGGTAAATGTGAAGACTACAGAAAAGGTAATGAAAAAGAATACCCTTCTTGTTTAAAAAACAAAAAGGATCATCCCTGCGAAATAGTGAAACAGGCAAAATCATGGAAGGAAGTACTGGATCTTTTAAAAGGAAAGGGTGTGATTGAAGACCCCTCTACATTAGTGGAATATACTTTTGATGGAGAAAACATAGAGTATACTATGACTTTTGAAGAAGGGACCATGATGGCCAAAAAATATGGAATCCGAAAGATTCCAGGTTATATTAAAATCATCAGCGAAAATGAAGTTGAGTATAGTTTATTAAAACCTTTAGATGGTCCCTGCAAAGGAGTGACTAATAAAGTTTCCTGTTCTGTCATGCAGGCACCGATCGGTCCAGTGCTTATCATTGGTTTTGAAGGAAAACCTGATAGCTGCGGGATAGTTACTTACTTTAAAGAAGGATTAGATGAGATGGAGAGCGAAAAAACGTTTCCTTCAAACGGCAAAAGAAAGCCGTAACTTTAAACAAATGAAAAAAATCGGAGAACAACTAATGAAACAATACATCCTGCTTCCAATCCTCGTTTTTCTATTCCCACTTGCCGTATTTTCAGACAAACAGAAAGGAAACCGGCCAATAGATTTTTCCAAGGAAGAACCGGTTCATCCGTTTTACGAATCATACGGTGGGAATGGCAACATGAACTGCAAAGAGAAACAAGAGTGTATGTCAAATTGTACAAGTTCGGTGTATGTGTATACGAACCGGGGGAAATCTTTGGAGTCGGCGCGCCAAGGTTGTATTGCGGATTGCAATCGGATTGTTTGTTTGCCAGAGAATAAAAAGTAATCCATTGCGAGATCACGTAATGGATAAAAAATCGTTTCAACTTCCATGCTGAGTGAGAGCTTATGCGCCAGCGATTGCAGCGGAAATCCTTTCCGGTAAAGAATCCGATTATGATTTTAATTTTGATTCGGAAAGATTGGAGCGGAAAGCGCGGTCACGTCGACAATCCATTTCAAAAATACTAACAAATGTGAGGCGCCATTTTTAAGAAGAAAATATCCTTTCACCTAGCGAACTAGGCTTACCGACGTTTTTAACAAAAAAAATGCTTGTACTGTTTTGGTACTTCGGTTAGGGTTGTTTGTAAGTAATCCTTAATCGGGTTAAGTCAAACGCCCTGGAAGGTGTGGTAGCCAACCAGGGCAAATTTCTCCTCCAAAACCAAATCACCTTTCCACCACCTCCAAACTTTCGTTTGGGTCACAGTGAAAATTCCAGATTTATGTCTCTTTTACTTATTGACAGTTTATCGACATCGGTACATTTAGGGATCGTTCGGTGGACACTGCCGGACACGGCTCTACCACATAGCCGTTATGACTTAACTCGGAATTCCTAAAAAAAGTTCCGACGGAACGTTCGAAAGAACTTTCCCATCTCTCGATTTTACTTGGACCGAAGGTTTGTCTCATTTTGAAAAACCAATGGCAAGTAGAGTAGGGGAGGTATGCGTTCGATGAATGCATTGGCATAGAAACGACCAGATGCTCGTAGCCGGAGTCAGTGTTCATTTGGAAGAAGGAACCTAAAAATGAAAACCAACCGGACAGGAATTTGGATTCCCAGGGAGATTGAATGCCTTGTGGATTTGAGTGTTTCAGAAAAGTATCTGCTTTCAGAAATTCGATCGTTAACATTGGCGAAAGGATGTTTTGCATCGAACACTTACTTTGCGAAACTACTTGGGAAAAAACCCGATACCATCTCTCGGATGATCTCTAAACTTCGAAAACGAAACTATATCGCACAACTTTCCTTCGATGGAAGGAGACGCGAATTGTCATACTGCTTAGGAATTGTGTCCGAACCGGCAGTGGAAACAAAACCAAGTGCTCCCTTACAAAAATCCAAGGCAGATTCGGAAGTTTCAGCAGTTCCTTTTGTACCTAGTACAACAAAAGTACATAACATAAGTACAAAGAATCCTTTGGATGTTTGGAAAGAGTTTTTGCATTGGACTAACCAATTGGCACCATCGACTCGCATTCGGATCCAGTCGGCCCTTGGACCAGAGAATTTGACCAAACAAGATCGGATCTTTTGGGAAAACTTTGCGATGAGACCTCAGCCTATGTTTGGGAGTTAGGTGGAACAACAGATAACCTTCAATATTAAGAATACGGAAATCAAAAGTATTATTAGGTAGTTTCAAAGTTTTGCTTCCTTTGAGAAGGATTTATTGATCGGACGAATGTACAGATCAATTAGTGAAAGGAAGACTAATGAGAGCCAATGTCTATACTATTGGTTTTGTCTTGAAGGATGTAAATCGAAAGTTAGGTAGGAAAGGATTCTCAAAAAAACATTTGGAAAATACAGACTAATTTTTATAAACAAAATATTCCGGGTTTTGTATGAGCGAACGTGTAAGTTAACTGAAATAGATGGAACTAATTGATGCACAATCGTACCTTCATCAGAAAGAAAATTAAACTAAAGTTAACTTGAAAAATAATAATCCTGGGTATGCAGAAATTGCAAGTTAACTTTAGTTTAATCTCAATTCGTTTGTAAGGTACTTTCATACTTTAATGATCCTGTTGGGGCTAATACAAATGGAAAACATGCAATTAGGAAATAAAACTCTCCAAATATTTCCTAACAGAGTTTGTAGATAATAACGCAACTAAAATGAAAAGTGATCTACGAGTATATAAATCGGCCAGAGCATAAAAGATAAACAAACTTGGATCAAAATGTAGCATATAGGAAAATCTCTTCTATCTTTAGATGTCAATTCTTTAAACTAACAATTTCACGATGGCATCCTGATGTAATAAACGGTTCCAAACTAAATACTCTCCAAAATACCTAATTGTTCAAAGTTACTTTATAGTCTTAAAAATTTCTAAGATGTTTCTGAAAATTTGTTGCCAAATTCCAGAAACATCCACATACTAATACCATGCGTAGGTTTCTGGTTCTATTTCTAATGATTGCTATTCCTTTTGGCTCGGATTGTAGCGATCAAATGAAGCTTACTGGAATTTGTCATCTCACCAAAGCCAATGTTAAAAAAAGTATTCTTAAGTGCCATCAAGAAAATCAAACAGCCAAAGATAGTTGTGAGTGTGCCAAGTCGAAACCTGTTATTATTTCTAAATCTGCTTCTGATTTCGTAAGTATATTTTTTGCTCAGCTTACTTTTATCACTTCAACTTATGTAAGTTTTGACTTAGAAAAACCCCTTCTTGAATTTGTCTTTGTACCAAAAATACGATTAAGAAATTCAGACGATTCATATTTAGAAACGATTCATCTACTTCTCTGAATATATTCTCACACACTGACTTTTAGTCTGTTAAGTTGATTATGTATGTTTCACTGGAGGATTTTGATGAAGCGTCTGGTTATTATTTCGATTTTACAATTTGCGACGTCTATTAAGGGGCAAGAAATTGAGCCTTTCTTGGATTCTTTAATTTCTTCTCATCCTGAAATTCGCGCGCTGGATGCAGAGCTAAAATCCAAACATGCGAATGCAGGCCATGAGACCACATACCCTGATCCGAAAATAGGGATTTCGTTTCGCAACTATCCAACGAGATCTTACTCCCTTAACAACAGGGCATATGATACACCAAGTATGACAGGCATTGAGTATAGCATTTCTCAGGAGATCCCTTTTCCGGGAAGGTTGACTTTGCAGGGGAAAGTGAGGAAACTTGAGGAAATTGAGTTTTTACATTTTTCCAAATCTCGAAAAAATCAATTTTTGTTAGAGTATCTCTCCCAATTAATTCGATTTAGAAGTGCGAACTTAAAAATTAATTTAAACAGCCAGATTCAAAAGACTTTAGAAAGCCAAAAAGTTATTTCTGCTTCCAATTTTGCCACTGGGAGTTCTGCTCTAGATAAAACACTTAAACTGCAAATCGAAGGAACAATCTCACTAGACCGACAAATTGAACTAACTCGAGATAAAGACAATGCAAAGGCGTTTTTATCTTATTATGTAAGCGATTCTGTTAGTCTAACAAAAATTTTAGAAACAGACTTAACCAAATATCTCAGTGAAAAACATTTATTTATTAAAACAAATAAAGCAAATCTAAGGCTTAACCTAACTGAAAACCCCAATTACAAACTATCTTCGGTTGCCGTTGAACGTGCTAAGAACGAAAGTAAACTTTCTAGCCTTCTTCATGCTCCTGATACAGAACTTTTCTTTGCATACATGCGCCGCCGAAATCAAATTATTGCAGTAGACGATGGGCCACTGAATTATCAAGTAATGGATCAAACAGAATATAGAGGAGATTTATTTTCAGTCGGAATAAATGTTCGTGTTCCCGTTTGGTCTTTTTTTTCAGCACATGATTTAGCGGAACGTTCGAATGAAAATACGAAATCCAAAAGTTTCGAGCTGGAGAAAAATAAACTCTTTTTAGAATCAAACTTTGATAAATTACTTTTAACATTTGAGTCGTTGGAATCTCAAATTGAATTATATGAAAATAAATTAATACCCGAATTGAACAAGAGTTTATCAGCTTCATCGGCTGGTTATGCAAGTGGTAGCAGTAATCTAATTGAAGCATTGGCGTCTAAAATTGATTTATTGAAGGCATACGTCATGCTCGAGGAAGTGAAAGAAAAGAAAGATCTAACTGTAATTCTGATTTTGGAACTCACCGACTCTCTACTTAAGGCAAAAAACAATTAATATGAAAAAGAAATCAATTTCTATCATCGTAATATTTCTGATATTCTCTTTCTTGCAATTATGTAAGAAAGAAAAAGAAACCTGGTATTGTCCCATGCACACGACCTATACTTCCGATAGACCCGGTCAATGTCCTATATGTAATATGTCCTTGGTAAAGAAGGAAAAAACAGTTTCGTCCTCTAAATCAAACCATCTTGCATCACATGAACATAACGATGAAACTTCCGTTTTGAGAGATCCTAAGGAAGAGAATATGATCTCACTGTCGGAAGAGAAACAAATCTTAATCGGAATCAAAACTACAAAGGCGGAAATCAGAAATCTTTCCAAGTCAATCATGGCCTATTCTAGAGTGGCTTATGATCCAGAGCTGTATACAGCAATCTTAGAATTTCGAGAAGCTCGAAAGGCTACGAAGTTGCTCGCAGAGAATCCAACAACATTATCGAATTCGCTTGTCAGTTCAAGCATAGTTCGGCTCAAACAACTA
The sequence above is drawn from the Leptospira meyeri genome and encodes:
- a CDS encoding ParA family protein, with amino-acid sequence MKIITSASLKGGVSKSTISIFLALAISQLKKKVLVIDLDPQSYSLTDFFLRDLSIEEIDKKNAYQAFSDRKQLKECMFQSQGITVIPCSPDLQDLGSETQNDPGLLLRSKKEISALPFDYVIIDTPPSPVYEFKIGLYAADIVLSPLTYDRWSLSGLLKAKKQVELIGRSGLKTPKHIAVPSMVSDKTKDDVVDILKEGKFKYTKSFITRSAAVQSAIMKGNLLKSGSKSEQEFSSLASEVISL
- a CDS encoding TolC family protein; the encoded protein is MKRLVIISILQFATSIKGQEIEPFLDSLISSHPEIRALDAELKSKHANAGHETTYPDPKIGISFRNYPTRSYSLNNRAYDTPSMTGIEYSISQEIPFPGRLTLQGKVRKLEEIEFLHFSKSRKNQFLLEYLSQLIRFRSANLKINLNSQIQKTLESQKVISASNFATGSSALDKTLKLQIEGTISLDRQIELTRDKDNAKAFLSYYVSDSVSLTKILETDLTKYLSEKHLFIKTNKANLRLNLTENPNYKLSSVAVERAKNESKLSSLLHAPDTELFFAYMRRRNQIIAVDDGPLNYQVMDQTEYRGDLFSVGINVRVPVWSFFSAHDLAERSNENTKSKSFELEKNKLFLESNFDKLLLTFESLESQIELYENKLIPELNKSLSASSAGYASGSSNLIEALASKIDLLKAYVMLEEVKEKKDLTVILILELTDSLLKAKNN
- a CDS encoding helix-turn-helix domain-containing protein, translating into MKTNRTGIWIPREIECLVDLSVSEKYLLSEIRSLTLAKGCFASNTYFAKLLGKKPDTISRMISKLRKRNYIAQLSFDGRRRELSYCLGIVSEPAVETKPSAPLQKSKADSEVSAVPFVPSTTKVHNISTKNPLDVWKEFLHWTNQLAPSTRIRIQSALGPENLTKQDRIFWENFAMRPQPMFGS
- a CDS encoding ParB N-terminal domain-containing protein — encoded protein: MSAKTKKSAMFESLGQNILVSNKESFSLQNQTNKNWELSPVRNANVSELLDHPDNIKFFDYWDKSKKEDELAWSRFVDRIKKGGIHDPLIVFGPRANAVGFSLKPNTLITGHRRKKALKELGITEAPVRYIEGKITLRELEVLMLSDNFDRRQIKDPAQVIYILVNLFPDTFQKDNRGGDLSSKDSKTLAEISKTHGISVPQLKRYKAVYREALRLAQGAKQSNPGPTEFKQALKNLANKRKATPKQKPKVDIKSQFVKKFPFLHSKLTKAEQTKLFQAIEKMVNV
- a CDS encoding DUF2779 domain-containing protein, encoding MSKPTKTRYLTKSRFQLAGQCPTKLYYTSNPEYANQSLNDSFLENLAEGGYQVGELAKLYESDANSFEIEGLEIESAVKETEEFLKRDEVTLFEAAIRYENLLIRADILKKKGNRIELIEVKAKSFRGIDETAFLNAKGDKLNSEFKSYLEDVAFQTYVLKKAYPQFQVRSYLMMADKTARASVNGLNQIFKVVEVKGRKQIEVNDSLLKTNGLGDPDLTKVSVDGAIAKIYEEEGMAEYEKRIQTLASSYANGTKIQPILSTACKACEFYCNDVDKLAGKKDGFLECWTETIGVTPEALKKPLVFELWNSKNSGRYLSESKYFLKDLSEEDLNVNPSEDDTLSTSERQLLQLKKVLDNDSSVYLNTVGLRFEMERWKFPLHFIDFETSTVAIPFYQGMYPYEEVAFQFSHHVVNQDGSVEHKGQYLLAEPGVFPNFEFVRHLKKELENDSGSIFRYSNHENTILNRIIEQLAESDEPDKQSLIDWIKTITHSVGKAANPWAGDRDMIDLCEVVKKYHFDPRTKGSNSIKAVLPAILNASSYLQDKYSKPIYGNEIKSLNFQNKVWLELDPTTGEAKNPYDQLPDLFEGAELSESELSLANQKKLERLSDGGAAMTAFAFLQFADCSPRVREKIKEALLKYCELDTLAMVFIYQYYRSEINLGHHKDTPDFLRG